One Candidatus Nitrososphaera evergladensis SR1 genomic window, CAAACGTATTGTTCTCTGTGTCCGTGCATACAGCAAACCATCCCATATCTGGCACTTCTGTCTTGGGCACCTTGACCTTGCCTCCAAGCTCCTGCACCTTTTTGGCGTATTTCTCAACAGAGTCTACTCCGATGTAGTTGATGATGCCCTGATCCGGCGTCTTCCTCTTCATAATGCCGCCGCCTCCTACCTCCTTGCCGCTCTGGTCGGTAGTGCTAAACATCAGATACTCTACTGGACCCGGCATCTTTTCGGTTTTCCAGCCAAACAGCGTGCCGTAGAACTTGCCGGCACGCTCGGTGTTGTCGCTTGCTA contains:
- a CDS encoding VOC family protein, which codes for MATIVYFEIASDNTERAGKFYGTLFGWKTEKMPGPVEYLMFSTTDQSGKEVGGGGIMKRKTPDQGIINYIGVDSVEKYAKKVQELGGKVKVPKTEVPDMGWFAVCTDTENNTFGLWESKPQQ